The following are from one region of the Thiohalorhabdus sp. Cl-TMA genome:
- a CDS encoding NAD(P)H-dependent oxidoreductase, with amino-acid sequence MNHILIIVGHPSPDSFNAALTQTAKAAISDAGGQYLVHDPYQDGFDPVLSFRKSSDPLTKRYTRDLKEVGGYIVIHPDWWGQPPAMLKGYLDLVFQDNVAYHYPEGGGRSPEGLLSGTAALVLNTSNTAPEEERDRFGGTLEHIWRDCVFGPCGVGSVQRRVFGPVADSTEEGRTQWLGEARELVADYVARNHLVGTVS; translated from the coding sequence ATGAACCACATCCTGATCATCGTCGGACATCCCAGTCCGGACAGCTTCAACGCGGCCCTCACCCAGACGGCCAAGGCCGCCATCAGCGACGCCGGCGGACAATACCTGGTCCACGATCCGTACCAGGACGGCTTCGATCCGGTGCTATCCTTCCGCAAGAGCAGCGATCCGCTCACCAAGCGCTATACCCGCGACCTGAAAGAGGTGGGAGGCTATATCGTCATCCACCCCGACTGGTGGGGGCAGCCGCCTGCCATGCTGAAGGGGTACCTGGACCTGGTCTTCCAGGACAACGTCGCGTATCACTATCCCGAAGGCGGCGGGAGGTCTCCCGAGGGTCTGCTTTCCGGCACCGCGGCCCTGGTCCTGAACACCTCGAACACCGCCCCCGAGGAGGAGCGGGATCGCTTCGGGGGCACGCTGGAGCATATCTGGAGGGACTGCGTGTTCGGACCCTGCGGCGTGGGCAGTGTCCAACGCCGCGTGTTCGGACCCGTGGCGGACAGCACCGAGGAGGGCCGGACGCAGTGGCTCGGCGAGGCGCGCGAGCTGGTGGCCGATTACGTGGCGCGCAATCATCTGGTGGGCACGGTTTCCTGA
- a CDS encoding glutamate--cysteine ligase — MSQSSGRPAPASDETVTSRDQLVRYLESGAKPSSAWRIGTEHEKFGFEVDTLRPLAFEGERGIEAVLRGLTRFGWQPMEEGGRVVGLKMGKGSVTLEPGGQVELSGEPLDSLHDTCCEVNEHLKEVKEVADPLGVAFLGVGFQPKWRLADIPQMPKKRYRIMTRYMPTRGGHALEMMYRTATVQANLDFDSEADMIRKFRVGLALQPVATALFANSPFTEGRPNGYLSYRSSVWMDTDPDRCGDLPFVFESGMGFERYVDYALDVPMLLVVRDGVAVDAAGQSFRDFMAGRLPALPGEYPTLDDWETHLTTLFPEVRLKHFLEMRGADGGPWGRLCALPALWKGLLYDTTALDAAWDLVKEWTAEERWRLRAEVPHKALNAEIRGRSVRDIAREVLNIAEAGLRRIDRRNDSGQDERVFLADLFEVVDNGRTPAELLLDEFHNDWHGDIDPIFREHAY; from the coding sequence TTGTCCCAGTCCAGCGGCCGCCCGGCACCGGCCTCCGACGAAACCGTCACCTCCCGCGACCAGTTGGTCCGCTACCTGGAATCCGGCGCCAAGCCCAGTTCGGCCTGGCGCATCGGCACCGAGCACGAGAAGTTCGGCTTCGAGGTGGATACCCTACGCCCTCTGGCCTTCGAAGGCGAACGGGGCATCGAGGCCGTGCTCCGGGGCCTGACCCGCTTCGGCTGGCAGCCCATGGAGGAGGGCGGCCGGGTCGTGGGCCTCAAGATGGGCAAGGGCTCGGTGACGCTGGAGCCCGGCGGGCAGGTGGAGCTCTCTGGGGAGCCACTCGATTCCCTCCACGATACCTGCTGCGAGGTGAACGAGCACCTCAAGGAGGTGAAGGAGGTGGCCGACCCGCTCGGGGTGGCCTTCCTCGGCGTGGGCTTCCAGCCGAAATGGCGGCTCGCCGACATCCCGCAGATGCCGAAGAAGCGCTACCGGATCATGACCCGGTACATGCCGACGCGGGGCGGCCACGCCCTGGAGATGATGTACCGCACCGCCACCGTGCAGGCCAACCTGGATTTCGACTCGGAGGCGGACATGATCCGCAAGTTCCGCGTCGGGCTGGCCCTGCAGCCGGTGGCCACGGCCCTGTTCGCCAACTCCCCCTTCACGGAGGGGCGCCCCAACGGCTATCTGAGCTACCGCTCCTCGGTTTGGATGGATACGGATCCCGACCGCTGCGGGGACCTGCCCTTCGTGTTCGAGTCGGGGATGGGCTTCGAGCGCTACGTGGACTACGCCCTCGATGTGCCCATGCTGCTCGTGGTGCGGGACGGCGTGGCCGTGGACGCCGCCGGGCAGTCCTTCCGGGACTTCATGGCCGGCCGGCTGCCCGCACTGCCCGGGGAGTACCCCACGCTGGACGACTGGGAGACCCACCTCACCACGCTGTTCCCCGAGGTGCGCCTCAAGCACTTCCTGGAGATGCGCGGCGCCGACGGCGGGCCCTGGGGCCGACTGTGCGCCCTGCCCGCCCTGTGGAAGGGGCTCCTCTACGACACCACTGCGCTGGACGCCGCCTGGGACCTGGTCAAGGAGTGGACGGCGGAAGAGCGCTGGCGCCTGCGCGCCGAGGTCCCGCACAAGGCCCTGAACGCCGAGATCCGCGGCCGGTCGGTACGGGACATCGCCCGCGAGGTGCTGAACATCGCCGAGGCCGGTCTGCGCCGCATCGATCGCCGCAACGACAGCGGGCAGGACGAGCGGGTCTTCCTCGCCGACCTCTTCGAGGTGGTGGACAACGGTCGCACCCCCGCCGAGCTCCTGCTCGACGAGTTCCACAATGACTGGCACGGCGACATCGATCCCATCTTCCGGGAGCACGCCTATTAA
- the dinB gene encoding DNA polymerase IV has translation MEIRDTGQRRILHCDMDSFFAAVHMRDEPHLREVPLVIGGDPDGRGVVSTANYAAREYGIHSAQPAATAKRLCPHAVFLRPELERYRRESRRIMDIFRDFTEIVEPASLDEAYLEVTGRLGPYGSATAVAEAIRARVREETGLTVSIGVSNSRLVAKIASDWDKPDGLTVVRPARVPEFLAPLPVRKLHGVGPATGEVLSGMGITTVDDLRARSREELAGALGQFGVTLHDFSRGIDPRPVGIPRERKSLGVEDTFQRDIGDLAEMDRRLTAMAGHVAEQLSAKELRGRTITAKVRFPDFRTLTRSQTLERPSQDPEEIAFWACQLLRRTEAGHRPVRLLGVTVSNLEDNAGAPEQFSLFGSQNGL, from the coding sequence ATGGAGATCAGGGACACCGGCCAGCGCCGCATCCTCCACTGCGACATGGACAGCTTCTTCGCCGCGGTGCACATGCGTGACGAGCCGCACCTGCGGGAGGTGCCCCTGGTGATCGGCGGCGATCCGGACGGTCGGGGAGTGGTGTCCACCGCCAACTACGCGGCCCGGGAATACGGCATCCACTCGGCCCAGCCCGCCGCCACCGCCAAGCGCCTCTGCCCCCATGCCGTGTTCCTGCGTCCGGAGCTGGAGCGCTATCGGCGGGAGTCCCGCCGTATCATGGACATCTTCCGGGATTTCACCGAGATCGTGGAGCCGGCCTCCCTGGACGAGGCCTACCTGGAGGTCACCGGACGCCTCGGCCCCTACGGCTCGGCCACCGCCGTGGCCGAGGCCATCCGCGCCCGCGTCCGGGAGGAGACCGGTCTTACCGTCAGCATCGGGGTCTCCAATTCCCGTCTGGTGGCCAAGATCGCCAGCGATTGGGACAAGCCCGACGGGCTGACCGTGGTCCGGCCGGCACGGGTCCCCGAATTCCTGGCGCCGCTGCCGGTACGCAAGCTGCACGGCGTGGGACCCGCCACCGGGGAGGTACTGTCCGGCATGGGCATCACCACGGTGGACGACCTGCGGGCGCGCTCCCGGGAGGAGCTCGCCGGGGCCCTGGGCCAGTTCGGCGTGACGCTGCACGATTTCTCCCGGGGCATCGATCCCCGCCCGGTGGGGATTCCCCGGGAGCGCAAGAGCCTCGGCGTGGAGGACACCTTCCAGCGCGACATCGGCGACCTGGCCGAGATGGACCGCCGCCTGACCGCAATGGCCGGACACGTGGCGGAGCAGCTGTCCGCCAAGGAGCTCCGCGGCCGGACCATAACCGCCAAGGTGCGCTTCCCCGACTTCCGCACCCTGACCCGCAGCCAGACCCTGGAGCGTCCCAGCCAGGATCCGGAGGAGATCGCCTTCTGGGCGTGTCAGCTTCTCCGGCGGACGGAGGCCGGACACCGTCCAGTGCGTCTGCTGGGCGTCACCGTCAGCAATCTGGAGGACAATGCGGGCGCACCGGAACAATTCTCCCTCTTCGGTTCCCAGAACGGGCTCTGA
- the rimI gene encoding ribosomal protein S18-alanine N-acetyltransferase has translation MGIADLPVVVVNEARCHYSAWNADMLRASLGSGYRCRVLEVNGEIAGHAILSVAGPEAEILNLCICTSLRGHGLGRAFLRHLLHTARDAGAEDVFLEVRVSNGRARRLYETEGFQQIGERPDYYPGPRGREDGLVLGRRIAEGPLPEPFETCLA, from the coding sequence ATGGGCATCGCCGACCTGCCCGTGGTGGTGGTCAACGAGGCCCGCTGCCACTACTCCGCCTGGAACGCAGACATGCTGCGGGCCAGCCTGGGCTCCGGCTACCGCTGCCGGGTCCTGGAGGTGAACGGCGAGATCGCCGGCCACGCCATCCTGAGCGTGGCCGGCCCGGAGGCGGAGATCCTGAACCTGTGCATATGCACCAGCCTCCGCGGCCACGGCCTGGGCCGGGCGTTCCTGCGCCACCTCTTGCACACCGCCCGCGACGCCGGGGCCGAGGACGTCTTCCTGGAGGTGCGGGTCTCCAACGGCCGGGCACGGCGGCTCTATGAGACCGAGGGCTTCCAGCAGATCGGCGAGCGGCCCGATTACTATCCCGGCCCCCGGGGCCGCGAGGATGGCCTCGTGCTGGGCCGCCGCATCGCCGAAGGCCCGCTCCCCGAGCCCTTCGAGACCTGCCTGGCCTGA
- a CDS encoding DUF1054 family protein produces MPKFSPEDLEIFAIPGFEERMGAIRESIHPRLKELGEELAGPLAAQTGEPMFAHVAKHARRSVNPPEDTWVAFGPEKRGYKKYPYVGVAISRFGIHTQVVCKQESWENRPAMADRLDARRPAMRLGNFQDWKFTEAPPEAVADDEFWEQRLHKMRLKTGGLDLGRTVGTERSDPDPLLEELQDFTALYRILRGLE; encoded by the coding sequence ATGCCCAAGTTTTCCCCCGAGGATCTAGAGATATTCGCCATTCCCGGATTCGAGGAGCGCATGGGGGCCATCCGGGAATCCATCCATCCGCGCCTCAAGGAGCTGGGCGAGGAGCTGGCGGGCCCGCTGGCTGCCCAGACCGGCGAGCCCATGTTCGCGCACGTGGCCAAGCACGCCCGGCGCAGCGTGAATCCCCCCGAGGATACCTGGGTGGCCTTCGGGCCGGAAAAGCGCGGGTACAAGAAGTATCCCTACGTGGGCGTGGCCATCAGCCGCTTCGGCATCCACACCCAGGTGGTCTGCAAGCAGGAGTCCTGGGAGAACCGGCCCGCCATGGCGGACCGCCTGGACGCGCGCCGGCCGGCCATGCGGCTGGGAAATTTCCAGGACTGGAAGTTCACCGAAGCACCGCCGGAAGCGGTGGCCGACGATGAATTCTGGGAGCAGCGCCTGCACAAGATGCGGCTCAAGACCGGCGGGCTGGACCTGGGCCGCACGGTGGGAACGGAACGCTCCGACCCCGACCCGCTCCTTGAAGAGCTGCAGGATTTCACCGCGCTCTACCGGATCCTGCGCGGCCTGGAATAG
- a CDS encoding class I SAM-dependent methyltransferase, giving the protein MAFDLKDIVPFGRSYREYVDMFALGESELAGHVLDCGGGPAAFNAELARRGGSVVSADPVYGFGREAIRARIDEVVPEMVAQLHRNRAKFRWDRSGSPEELVARRRAAMETFLADYAAGLEAGRYVEASLPELPFEPGRFDLALVSHLLFLYGDHLGRDFHIRALKELAGQAREVRVFPLADLNARRSPHLEPVRRALDRAGLASEAVKVSYESQKGVNRMLRIRAVEG; this is encoded by the coding sequence ATGGCTTTTGACCTGAAAGATATCGTCCCGTTCGGGCGCTCTTACCGGGAGTACGTCGATATGTTCGCCCTCGGCGAGTCCGAGCTTGCCGGGCACGTCCTGGACTGTGGCGGCGGTCCGGCCGCCTTCAACGCCGAGCTGGCCCGCCGCGGCGGCTCCGTGGTATCGGCGGATCCCGTCTATGGCTTCGGAAGGGAGGCCATTCGCGCGCGCATCGACGAGGTGGTGCCGGAGATGGTGGCCCAGCTCCACAGGAACCGGGCCAAGTTCCGCTGGGACCGGAGCGGGAGCCCGGAAGAGCTGGTGGCGCGGCGGCGCGCGGCCATGGAAACCTTCCTGGCTGATTACGCGGCGGGGCTGGAGGCGGGCCGCTACGTGGAGGCCTCTCTGCCGGAACTGCCTTTCGAGCCGGGCCGGTTCGACCTGGCCCTGGTCTCCCATCTGCTGTTCCTCTATGGGGACCATCTGGGCCGCGACTTCCACATCCGGGCGCTAAAGGAGCTGGCGGGGCAGGCCCGGGAGGTGCGGGTGTTCCCGCTCGCGGACCTCAATGCGCGCCGCTCTCCCCATCTTGAGCCGGTCCGGCGGGCGTTGGATAGGGCCGGGCTGGCCAGCGAGGCGGTGAAGGTGTCCTATGAATCCCAGAAGGGCGTAAACCGGATGCTGCGCATCCGGGCGGTGGAGGGGTAG
- a CDS encoding class I SAM-dependent methyltransferase, whose translation MDRIPEPELMDEPEQARAYADADFEAVNAGFVADFQRRFPALADGRPLLLDLGCGPGDIPLRLARALPGARVEAVDGSGAMLALARRAVSGAPEESRITLVERTLQALEPRSEAIHAVVSNSLLHHLHHGPDLWEAIKRVAGPGAAVYVMDLRRPESRERAAEIVAEYAAGEPEQLRTDFHNSLLAAFTPEEVRTQLQAAGLDGLEVEAVSDRHLLVAGTL comes from the coding sequence ATGGATCGGATCCCCGAGCCGGAGCTGATGGATGAGCCCGAACAGGCGCGGGCCTACGCCGATGCCGATTTCGAGGCGGTGAACGCGGGGTTCGTGGCGGACTTCCAGCGGCGCTTCCCCGCGCTGGCGGACGGCCGTCCGCTCCTGCTGGATCTTGGCTGCGGCCCCGGGGATATCCCGCTGCGCCTGGCGCGGGCCCTGCCCGGCGCGCGGGTCGAGGCGGTGGACGGCTCCGGGGCCATGCTCGCCCTGGCGCGGCGGGCCGTTTCCGGCGCGCCGGAGGAATCCCGCATTACCCTGGTGGAGCGCACCCTGCAGGCGCTGGAGCCCCGGTCCGAGGCCATCCACGCGGTGGTTTCCAACAGCCTGCTCCACCACCTCCATCACGGGCCCGACCTCTGGGAGGCCATCAAGCGGGTGGCGGGACCGGGCGCCGCCGTCTACGTCATGGATCTGCGGCGCCCCGAAAGCCGGGAGCGGGCGGCGGAGATCGTGGCGGAGTACGCGGCCGGCGAGCCCGAGCAGCTCCGCACCGATTTCCACAACTCCCTGCTCGCCGCGTTCACGCCCGAAGAGGTGCGGACCCAGCTCCAAGCCGCCGGTCTGGACGGATTGGAGGTGGAGGCCGTGAGCGACCGGCATTTGCTGGTGGCGGGTACGCTCTAG
- a CDS encoding DUF488 domain-containing protein codes for MGEFRLKRIYETAEPGDGQRILVERIWPRGMRKDEARLDDWLKEIAPSPELRKWFGHDPEKWPEFKRRYRKELAGRPGLLSDLRERAHSGPVTLLFATKDTTHNSAVALREVLEEEDFR; via the coding sequence ATGGGCGAATTCCGCCTCAAGCGCATCTACGAGACCGCCGAGCCCGGCGACGGCCAGCGCATACTCGTGGAGCGGATCTGGCCCCGCGGCATGCGCAAGGACGAAGCCCGGCTGGACGACTGGCTCAAGGAAATCGCGCCGAGCCCGGAGCTGCGCAAATGGTTCGGCCACGACCCGGAGAAGTGGCCGGAGTTCAAGCGCCGCTACCGGAAAGAGCTCGCCGGACGCCCCGGCCTGCTGTCGGACCTGCGGGAGCGCGCCCACTCCGGGCCGGTCACCCTGCTGTTCGCCACCAAGGACACCACGCACAACAGCGCCGTGGCGCTTCGCGAGGTACTGGAGGAAGAGGATTTCCGCTGA